In Eupeodes corollae chromosome 3, idEupCoro1.1, whole genome shotgun sequence, a single genomic region encodes these proteins:
- the LOC129951226 gene encoding ribosome biogenesis protein BOP1 homolog, protein MAKNAKPTKRKAAPVKEHEQVEEKEENDDDEEVDLLKNIGNENDADSTDDEGIDEAFNSDESDELEFESDEEGNYVKKDEGNDDEEADDNEDDGDDEGEEELDIEDVSSDDEIEEDDEDDSVIDEPTEKPAPSTSKSDEKKKQPEPKKGPLAPPPVEVPRVEGDFKVSKKKKSALSKMQNKLNKENKGLNPATGEEYENSDTSDEEDIRNTVGNIPMHWYDEYKHIGYDWDAKKIIKPAKGDQIDDFLRKIEDPYFWRTVKDPQTGQEVTLTDADIELIKRINSGRIPNGEHNEYEPWIEWFTSEVEKMPIKNVPDHKRSFLPSVPEKKKIGKMVHALKMGWMKTMEEVEREKKAKRGPKFYMLWETDTSRDDMRRIHDPVSAPKRDLPGHAESYNPPPEYLFDQKEMKEWERMKDEPHKRKLHFMPQKYKSLRAVPAYPRYLRERFLRCLDLYLCPRAKRLKLNIDAEYLIPKLPSPRDLQPFPTTESMVYRGHTDIIRSVSVEPKGEYIVTGSDDTTVKIWEIVTGRCIRTIETGETVRCVAWCPNAKLSIIAVASGNRLLLINPKVGDKLIVKKTDDLLAEVPKVDEMESERIKTAVQWSVADKEEQEKGVRLVITHFKPVRQVTWHGRGDYLATVMPEGANRSAMIHQLSKRRSQIPFSKSKGLIQFVLFHPIKPCLFVATQHNIRIYDLVKQELIKKLLTNSKWISGMSIHPKGDNLLVSTYDKKMLWFDLDLSTKPYQTMRLHKNAVRSVAYHLRYPLFASASDDQSVIVSHGMVYNDLLQNPLIVPLKKLQTHEKRDDFGVLDVNWHPVQPWVFSTGADATIRLYT, encoded by the exons ATGGCTAAAAACGCcaaaccaacaaaaagaaaagctgCCCCCGTTAAAGAACACGAACaagttgaagaaaaagaagaaaatgacgACGATGAAGAG GTGGATTTGTTGAAAAACATCGGGAACGAGAATGATGCTGATAGCACGGACGATGAAGGAATCGATGAAGCATTCAACTCTGATGAGAGCGATGAGCTGGAGTTTGAAAGTGATGAAGAAGGAAACTACGTCAAGAAAGATGAAGGCAATGATGATGAAGAGGCTGATGATAATGAAGACGACGGTGACGATGAGGGCGAGGAGGAATTGGACATAGAAGACGTCTCAAGTGACGACGAAATCGAAGAAGATGATGAGGACGACAGCGTCATTGATGAACCAACCGAGAAACCAGCTCCATCCACGTCCAAATCGGATGAGAAGAAAAAACAGCCAGAGCCAAAGAAAGGACCACTCGCTCCTCCTCCGGTAGAAGTTCCTCGAGTAGAGGGAGACTTCAAAGTCTCCAAGAAGAAAAAATCCGCCCTCTCGAAGATGcaaaacaaactaaacaaagaaaataaaggcCTCAACCCGGCGACAGGCGAGGAATACGAGAACTCCGACACCTCGGACGAAGAAGACATCAGGAACACCGTGGGCAACATTCCGATGCATTGGTACGACGAATACAAACACATTGGCTACGACTGGGACGCCAAGAAGATCATCAAGCCCGCCAAGGGCGATCAGATCGATGACTTCCTAAGAAAGATCGAAGATCCCTACTTCTGGCGCACCGTCAAGGACCCTCAGACTGGCCAGGAGGTGACTCTGACCGATGCCGACATAGAACTTATCAAGCGCATCAATTCTGGACGAATTCCCAACGGCGAACACAACGAGTACGAACCATGGATCGAATGGTTCACCTCGGAGGTGGAAAAGATGCCCATCAAGAACGTCCCAGACCACAAACGATCCTTCCTGCCGTCGGTGCCGGAGAAGAAGAAGATCGGAAAGATGGTGCACGCCCTGAAGATGGGCTGGATGAAGACCATGGAGGAGGTTGAGCGCGAGAAGAAAGCCAAACGAGGACCCAAGTTCTACATGCTTTGGGAGACGGACACTAGTCGCGATGACATGCGTAGGATCCACGACCCCGTCTCTGCTCCGAAACGTGACCTTCCAGGACACGCAGAGTCCTACAATCCTCCACCAGAGTATCTGTTCGATCAGAAGGAGATGAAGGAGTGGGAGCGGATGAAGGACGAGCCACACAAGCGCAAGTTGCACTTCATGCCGCAGAAGTACAAGTCGCTGCGAGCGGTGCCTGCTTATCCGAGGTATCTGCGCGAGCGGTTCCTCCGCTGTCTGGACTTGTATCTCTGTCCGAGGGCGAAGCGTTTGAAGCTGAACATCGACGCCGAGTATTTGATTCCCAAGCTGCCTAGTCCGCGGGATCTGCAACCCTTCCCGACCACCGAGAGCATGGTCTATCGCGGCCACACAGACATCATCCGTTCGGTTAGCGTCGAACCCAAGGGCGAGTACATCGTCACTGGATCTGATGACACAACTGTTAAGA TTTGGGAAATTGTCACTGGACGTTGCATTCGCACAATCGAGACCGGAGAGACTGTGCGCTGCGTGGCTTGGTGTCCCAACGCCAAGCTGTCCATCATTGCAGTGGCATCTGGTAACCGTTTGCTGTTGATCAACCCCAAGGTCGGCGACAAGCTGATTGTGAAGAAGACCGACGATCTGCTGGCCGAGGTTCCTAAAGTCGACGAGATGGAGAGCGAACGCATCAAGACTGCCGTCCAGTGGTCTGTGGCCGACAAGGAGGAGCAGGAGAAGGGAGTCCGTTTGGTGATCACACATTTCAAGCCAGTCAGACAGGTGACTTGGCACGGACGCGGTGACTACCTGGCCACCGTAATGCCAGAGGGAGCAAACAGATCCGCGATGATTCACCAGCTCTCAAAACGTCGCAGCCAGATTCCATTCTCAAAGAGCAAGGGATTGATCCAGTTCGTCCTCTTCCATCCCATCAAACCTTGCCTCTTCGTTGCT ACTCAACACAACATTCGTATCTATGACCTCGTGAAGCAAGAACTCATCAAGAAGCTGCTGACGAACTCCAAATGGATCTCCGGAATGTCCATCCATCCGAAGGGAGACAATTTACTCGTGTCCACTTATGACAAGAAGATGCTGTGGTTCGATTTGGATCTGTCCACCAAACCCTATCAGACTATGAGACTGCACAAGAATGCAGTGAGAAGTGTGGCCTACCATCTCAGATATCCTCTGTTTGCATCCGCGAGTGATGATCAATCTGTGATTGTCTCTCATGGAATGGTTTATAA TGATTTACTTCAAAATCCCTTGATTGTTCCATTGAAGAAACTACAGACCCATGAGAAACGTGATGACTTTGGTGTTTTAGATGTAAATTGGCATCCAGTCCAGCCGTGGGTGTTCTCGACGGGAGCAGATGCTACCATTAGATTATATACGTAA